Genomic DNA from Triticum dicoccoides isolate Atlit2015 ecotype Zavitan chromosome 4B, WEW_v2.0, whole genome shotgun sequence:
CAGGATTGCCGGTGTTGTACTCTGCCTGCTCAAGGTAATCTGCCGCCTAAAAGATAGCAAACAAATTGTCACTCACGACAAGCTTTAGGCCAAAGCAACTCGACAGATTAATCTTTAAAATCAAAGATTAAGTTTTAATAAAGGAAGAAATAGGAACCTTGGTCACTGCCCGAAGAACAAATAGGTATGTGAAGTACAGATTTTCGACACGCTCTGGGTACTTCAGAACACGGTCATGCAACAACGAAAGATTATGTCCCCACTGTAATAAATATATACCAAACTTGTCAAATCAAGTACAAAAATCGTCTAATAAGCACCAAATTAAGTGTAGAGTAGTAGATAGATACCAAGTTAGCAGATTCGTCAAGAAGATAATCATAAGCAATATGTACAGATATTGAGGAGTGCAATCCAGAAATTAGCTTGTAAAGTGCCTTCTTCTCCTGGCACATATCTTCTGAAGGATCTGCGAAAATAAATGAAGTTTGAATAAGGCTTGTCCAGACAATTGTAGTGATATAAGCAACGCTAGACACTACACCATTCAACTTGGCTAGGACAGGCAActgtaccattagggatgcaagcGGGCGTCCCGCATATCCCGCAAAACCAGCAAATCAGTTCACTTCTGGCCGGATGATTAACACTAAACTAGAGACGAATTCGTACTATCATGTAGCGCACAAACCCGCCCGCTTTGCATCCCTATGTACCATACCATAGAAGAGGAATAAATAAGCAACACACACTGCTCATAAGCGGTTGTTTAGAGCACTGCCAGCAGACTAAAACTTGAAGGTACTTCCTTTTGTTATACATAAGTATCCCACAGAAGGAACCATCCAATCTTAATCTTAGAGCACAACCACACAAGTGAACTTAGTTTGAATTGTTGTGCATTCTCTAAGGGAAGGATCATGCAACCTACAGGCACATCAATGATTCATTGAATATGTTGTGGATTCAGCCATAATGTACTTACAAACAAAGGATTCTACAGGTCAACTGCAGTCAGAATGGACATGTGAGAAAAACGGAGAACATATGCTTACATTTTGGGCAATTTTCTTTGTAGATTGCGTCCCATATCCTTCTAGCTGAATCACCAGTATAACCAGTATAACGTTCAGGATTAAGTTGAAGATTCACATAAGTCATCTCAGCTGGAACAGGGATAATTTTTTGTTAATCATCAGATTTTCAGGGATGCATAAAGAAGAATTAAGGAAGAACGATGTACAAAAATGAGGGTAAACAATGTACCATTATCCGTCTCATCATCTGATGTCCATGGATTATCGGTTTCAACCCACCCTTTGAAAACCTTGGTGTCAAGGGTTCTATCAACAGTGGCTTCTGGTTTTCCTTCTTGACAGATCATGTTTTCAGGAGAAAGGCCACTGTAAGGCTTCTTGAATGGTTCGGGAAATTCATTATCTGGGCACTCGCATACACTACAGTCCCTGAGCCGACACATGCCATCATCAGGCCAAAAAGGGCAGTCACACCACAACTTAACCTAAGCAAGGAAATAAATAACCCAAGACTTAGAACAAATAAATGAATGGTTGTAATGTTGATTTTCAGGGAAGCATTTCTGTACAATCATACAGTAGCTAACAATTATACTAACCACAAAACATGTAACATTGGCTATGTTATCCTTAGCAGCAGCAACATCAAATAATAAACATATATCAGTGGCTTATCCTTAAAAAAACTGATTTGGTGCTCTATCACTTGGCTAAAAGGCCATCAACCTTATCCGAGCTAAGAATGATGTACGAAAGGAAGGGATAGGAACCACGAGTCGCCCTAAGAGACCCAACAGCTATCATCATAGTATGCTCAGTCCTCCATATCAGGATGTAATCTTTATATTGCTAACGTCAAAATGCACTAAAGGTCTGATCCTTGAGCTTGATGCTCTAATCAAGCAACCAACACTCTTTTTCCACATCAAGCCTAATCAAGACGTCAAAAAATGGCACCATATAAATGCAAGCCAGAACATTgtagtaaataaagtgcagtaacCTAGTGGATAATTATACAGTTATCACCAAGTCTCCCACATATCCAATTCCGTTACACAAATAGCAGAGCGCAAAAATCAGCTTCATGGTTATGGAGCAAATGGTCCGATCAAACATACACCACTACATAATTCTAGCATGTCAAGCTGGCTATCACGGTTCTTATTTCTTAACACCGAAATATCGCGATATGCACTTCCCATAAGCTAGTTCACACATAACAAAACCGTTAAAAACAGAAGAGCAAAATTTGCTTACCTTGAAGTACCTGAAGAAGGGCAGAGCGACGAGGTCCTGCAGGATCGGGTTGAGCACCTCCTCGTTGATGGCGTCCACCGTCTCGTAGTCGCAGCAGCAGTCCTCCACCATCCCCGTGTACTTCCTCGCGCCCTGACGAAACACGCGGCACCGCCCCCAAAACCACGTCGTCAGATCAAAACCTCCCGGAGCAGAAAGCCAAATCACGAGACCAAGGGCGGGTGGGGAGCCTTACGGGGCAGCCGCAGCCTCCGCCGCGCGAGAGGGACGAAATGGAGGGGAAGCCGCGGGAGCTCAGGGCCACGGCGAGCAGCGCCACGAGGAGGGCCCCCGCGGCCGCCGCCCATCGCCTCCGCCTCCGGCGCACGGCGCCGTCCGCCGCGGGAGGGGGGCCCTCTGACATCCCGCGCCGGGGTGGGTGGAAGCTTCTAGAAGCAAGCGAGATCTGACTGGACGGCGGCGGAGGAATTTTCTCGCCGTGTTTGCAGTTGGGGCGTTGGCGGTTGGGAAAATCGCGTAGGCTGCTGCTACTAATACAGAGGCTGCGGTGGAAGAATCCGCGTGCGTGCCTCGGTTTAGCCTTTTGATTGTCGGAACCGGCGATGCTGCGCACGGAATGACGGATCGGACGGCGTGTGTAGGGCTTGGGCGCAGCTGGACGGCTGGATATGGCCGGATGACGTGGTTGTGCACCTGTGGGCCGCCTGCGGCCAACAGCTCATTGACCAGCTCGCACGACACGTTAACTAAACCTCACACGGTGCCGACGTCAAGGGGAAAAAAACCTCGCACGGTGCCTTCGCGGGGTTGGCGTCTAGAAGAAATCTCTCCTTCGTTCCTCTACCTCTACACTTTCTCCACCAGCAGCAGCACAAGACGTGTCTTCCAGCCGTTAGATATGTCCCCCTCTTCttccctaagagcatctccagccattggcATCTCAGGAGGCATAAAAATCGCCCCTGAGGGTGAGCCAGCGGTATAATCGGCTCTGGGGCGGTTGGGCACCCAGGCGTCGCCCCCACGCGCCGATGTCGGCCCATTTTTTGGCCCACTTTCGGCAAAAAATGCCCGATATCAATGCGAATCGGCACATATTCGGCTTGGTTCGGCGTGGTTCGGCGTCAATTTTTAACATAAATAATTTTTTATCAcacagttcatcacagaaaatcaatagaaatcaaatagttcaacaaaataGTTCAACAACAAAATAGTTCAATATAAGTTATAtagtttaacaaataaaaactcatatttcatcacgcgTCGAGCTAGGCGTCGCCCTTgatcctccataggtgctccaccagattctGCTGCGGGTGTTGATGCACATGTGGGTCTCGGATCTTCTGACGCATACTGAGGTATGCAGTCCAGGTTGCCCGTAGCTGGTGACCAACTTGGGCAAAAGAACCCtgtctgtagtatggttcagtgtcaaacactagctcttcctgctcgctctcaatgatcatataATGCAAGATGACatacaagtcatgatctcccacatttgatctttcgaccaggtctgagcaggatACCGGACAacggcaaatcgagattggagcacactaaatgctcgctcgacatccttcctacaaGACTCCTGAACCTTGGCAAAATGggacttcttgcctcctggcacagcgtttgagatagtcttcacaaatgtcgaccatctcagatagatgccatcagctaggtagtaccacttgttgtagtgccgcccattgacctcgaagtttacCGGAGGTgactgaccttcaacaagcttggcaaagacaagggagcactgcaggacgttgatgtcattgtgagttcttggcatcccaaagaaagagtgtcaaattcagaggtcatgtgtggccactgcctcaagtaccacactgcaactgcctttggcgcctttgtacaacccctgccaagtaaatggacagttcttccatttccaatgcatgcagtcaatgcttccaagcatcccagaaaatcctcttgctgcattctgtgctagaatccgagcagtgtcttcagcattgggtgatctcaagtattgtggtccaaacactgccaccactgccctgcagaacttgtagaaacactcaatggtcacagactcggccatgcgcccatagtcatcGAGTGAATCAccagtgtcggtgttctgggaacgggggtacccagacttgcctgcctgcggcctgcggcgtggctcaaggagtggcccagtgcggcccatcttcgtcaacacaagctcaagaccctcgcgaggggccaagcctcgcggggcggacgacatgaagcttcctcaggcacagcctcgtcaggctggctcgcgaggaggcagagagatcaaggcggggcacctcacgaggtgcccatgacgcaagccatgacgaccgaagccaggcgggcgccggcctgcgcagagtccttgtttcctctttggtgcaaagggggcaagcgcaggcaagggtatcaggcaaaggcagccatttcggtgcaacaagaccaagaccggtagaacggcaggatggaggtcatcgtggagcccaagccggcgtcatcatcagagtctttggcaggcgaggaccaactttagtcaggataagtgtattagatgttcccctttaaaatggccaattgttggcgcccttctcgctcaatatttgggaagaggaccagggccccgctctataaatagggctagcccccATAGCATACAGGCATCGGATCCTAATCTGGAAGAGACCGATCgagccttagccagaaccaccagcacaagaactcctcccctcgcgaggcggttcttcctttgtattgttcatcatcagcccctgaggcaatccaccacaccacaaactagagtagggtattacaccacaatggtggcccgaactagtataaaccttgtgtcccttgtgttcttcttcatgtagtctagatcctttgcgaggcgacgagacgtgagctggtagggggagtgatctccgcgcgcaccccagagttcgaaccttaaggatctgccggaacccgaaatccgacaaccaggagctctgtatgcaagcatccgcatagctgtcgtgcacttctggattgaggtgaatccaagtgtgccggtgcaatccttcttgcacttgaagtagttgtcgaactcccggatggaattcacaatcctgagaaaAAGCTTTCGGCTCATTCAGTAACagcgccgaaatgttttctcgtCGTGCAATGGAGCatcgtcggagtagagcatgcagtagccttccaaacgatgccggttctttgctttcacccgccccgacgCCGAGCCACCTCgttgcggcttttcattgctcgcgagcaggccggcaagggcggcgagcaccatgagatgctcctgcaCCTGGATGTcggcttcgtcctcctcctccagcAATGCCACGAGCGACTCCTCGTCGTGCGAGTCCATCGCCGGTTCGGCCAGACAAATCTCCAAACACCTTGCGGGCATGTTGGGCGCGCACCCGCCGGTGTACTGCCCCTACGCAGCCGGAACGCCGGAAAAATCGCCCGGACGGCGGTGGAGAGGCTGCCCCGGCGAAGCCTCTTctcttttccggcggggaatggcatATCTAGCTCTGGTTGGTGGTGGGCGGCGCCGGGATCGGCAGGGTGGTGGTCGAGCGGGGGGTGGGAGGCGAATCTGGATGGTCGGCTTGACTTTTTCGCCTGACAGTGTGGCCCCAGGTGTGCTTTTCCCTTGCGTCGGAGCCTCCGAGCGCCCCCCAGTGCGTCGGGTTCGTCCTGCGATCACCGGACCCAAAAATGGGTTGAGCCGGCGGAATTTGGCGTCTTAGGGGCGCGACTGGGGCGGTTTTTTGGCACCGGCGCATAAAAAGTCGCTTGGGGGCctgttggggacgcggctggagTTGCTCTAAGTCACATCACCGAGCATAGGGGAGAGAGGCGGAGTCGCCACACAAGTTGAGAATACTCACACAGGGATTCCATTTTCACTAGCACATATTATCAAGCATTTCTGAAGAAGACAAGTGTGAATTGCTCATCGGCTCTACTTAGACCATCTCCACCCCGCCCCCCTAAGAGCCCCTAGGGTACCTTTTTTTATTGCCGACATAAAAAAACCATCCAGTCGCGTCCCTGGGAGTCCAAAATTTGCTGGTTTGGGCCGAAACTGACGTCGGCGGACCCAGGCTGAACCCAGCGCACTGGGGGCGTCGGGGGAAAGAAAAATGGCGCCAAAACATCCTGCGCCCGATTCCCACCCTGTGGGCCCACTGGGTCAGCGACTAGGCTTCATCATCCTCATCGCCTCACCTCGGCTCCCGCGCGAATCAATGCCAAggttgccgccggtcagccttacattgatcacgggcggcgcagtgatggCGAGCCATCACGCGTCCTGCCCTTTCCCTCacgcataactcggatgaaaatactttgtagatgaaagttgttcagaacgacgagacgaatccgaataagcagcccgttcgtccgccacacatccctagcatagcgaacatgcaactttcaccCTCCggatcatctgtccaaaaacgcaaaacttcggggatactttcctggatgtttccccctttcgccggtatcacctactaccgcgttagggcacacctagcaccgctcgttgtcatgtcatgcatcatcatgcttatgtttgcatttatttattgtttcttccccctcttctctccggtagactacgagaccgacgctgctgctgctcagttcgactatggagttgatgacccctccttgccagagcaaccaggcaagccccccccggatcaccagatatcacctattcttctctctactgcttgcattagagtagtgtagcatgttactgttcggttactcctattttgTTACATagtctgtcattgttgctacagtcattgataccttacctgcaatcctaaatgcttagtataggatgctagtttatcatcattggccctacattcttgtcagtctgccttgctatactattgagtTGTCATCACTCGGGAGGtgttcacgggtatatactatacatatatacatactatacagatggtgactaaagtcaggtcgactcgaagagtacccgtgagtgattcacggattgggggctgaaaggacatttgtcccgacggccctctgtatggatctttgtggtggagcaacagggcaggttgagactacctaggagacaggtgggcgtgGCCCTCGTCGGCGTTCacagttacttcataataacacacttaacgagatcttggtatttgatctaagtctggccactggtctatacgcactaaccaactacgcgggaatagaTATGGGCACTCAacctcgtggtatcagccgaagccttcgtgacgtcagcgactgagcggggcgtgccggattggaccgtaagtctgctcttgtattaagggggctaggtctgcttctggccgcccacgcaacgtgcaggtgtgcaatgggcgatgggcccagacccctgcgcgcataggatttagaccggcgtgctgacctctctgttgtgcctagggggggggctgcgacgtgttgatcttccgaggccaggcatgacccaagaaagtgtgtccggccaaaggggatcgagcgtgttaggaaatgtggtgcacccctgcagggaagttgatctattcgaatagccttgtccctcgataaaaggacgacccagagttgtaccttgaccttatggcaactagaaccagatacttaataaaacacacccagacaagttccagagacatccGATGATCGCCTTCCCAcatggcgatgaggggaggatcaccgggtaggattatgctatgcgctgctacttggaggacttcaatctactttcttctacatgctgcaagacggaggctgccagaagcgtagtcttcgatatgactagctatccccctcttattctggcattctgtagttcagtccatcgatattgcctctttacacatatacccatgcatatgtaatgtagatccttgcttgcgagtactttggatgagtactcacgcttgcttttctccctctttccccccctccATACTACCTGGTTGccacaaccagacgttggagcccaggagccagacgccaccgtcgacgacgactcctactacaccggaggtgcctacttctACATGCAGGCAGCTGACGacggccaggagtagtttaggaggatcccaggcaggaggcatgtgcctctatcgatctgtatcctagtttgtgctagccttcttaaggcaaacttgtttaacttatgtctgtactcagatattgttgcttccgctgactcgtttatgctcgagcacttgtattcgagccctcgaggcccctggcttgtaatacgatgcttgtatgacttattttacttttagagttgtgttgtgatatcttcccgtgagtccttgatcttgatcgtacacgtttgcgtgcatgattagtgtatgattgaatcgggggtgtcacaagttggtatcagagccgactgcctataggaatcccctttccacactccttggccgaagtcaagtctagtcactacaaaacttttactaacatggttgtgagtcttacgggcccacgtcgccatttggatggtattaggatcttttactcctcgacctttactctgggactctgatctctcctctattcgggttaaatgattttactaacgccgattctaggttctcgtaactacttcctctcgGAGAGCCCTCGCTCCAGATGTTTGCTTAGTGCATGAGAAGGTTTCGAAGATACTCTACAATGTTCTACCAAGACACTTGTGCCCACCGCCCTTACAAACTCCCTACCATtgttatatccttatggataactgtaTACACCTTCCATTCTTACATTCAATccaattgatcttgttattacaagatgccccgaactGCTCTCCGTTGCTCCGAGAATCCTATGAGCTTACTACCTTGCAGTTCTTACCACATGAATacaccctacggataatttctcgcacttaccgagtatccaatCATCCTTAGTTGATCCATGTAATTCACaaaaattcttcgaaatactattcaacCTTCTAAAAATCCTCAGCACCTTATTGCTACTGAAGTTCTTACCTTtccgcattatggttaattccatatatcTAGTAATCTTcgttggcatcctttgtcattatcattttgagtctgttgattcaatatttTGCGAATGGCCGCAATCATCAGATTATCCTTAGGAATTATCTTTCTGGCTAAGCCGTCATTTTTAActcgagctggttctcgaccaatcaaattgtcgtcgattgtacccctaagactattgaacttatccatccctaatcagagcattggttCTGATCCCTTGACTGGGAATTCATAATTCTtgtgcaattgagctttgagttagtcagtggtTTCTATAATCTGACCCCCTTGCATTCTttattcttctggttgagtaccgatgctcacatcggaTGCCTTGTGGACCACCAAATCCTttattggattttatctgacaacatcCTTTGTATTCAATAActttgtgagccttttctcggatacataatgcctttggtaaattgaatCATCTGCCTTATCgaacatgctctactttcgagcttgtgttattcactcctgaagtttgtggtatatgttcctaagaggccctgatgggttgaacctatgccttttctaatctgtttgaacccggaaactactatgggtcatactctactgatGTTATGTcatataaaatttcaacactacaacttcgtcgaaggcgagaagtgagtgaaaggttatgcattagagaagtgggagtcgaccttgaactttgtgttcatgcccatggacacgatgtagatcctatcatgggagcttcttgtaataataactatttcctttataaatatcatctggtatctgtgaattgatcctgtgcaaccgtggttccgaccatgattgttcttctttgatccatatttcggacaagttaaagcacttgtcttctacaaatCAATATacctgcccaacctctattttgatctaccttcgagtattaccccctggtatctcgaggatatcaacccatTGCACTACTTATGCATTTCTTATGAAGCAATGCCTTTCTTGTCATAGTCACTccccgggttctgggttgtcgtcaaccgagaacaccgattagTGAATCAAATCAACACCGTGATTCAGTACTCctagtactttgttgttgagaagtttaatactccatcacgtcattcctagcctgactggctatatcattatcgtgttgATTTtatctgtgctacctggtccttattcccggagtacaactttcgacgatgagctaagcttacgtcgatcttcctcgtcatatcatttatcCTTGAACAGCAAACTGGACttagagtttgtgtcgtacccatggttccactaacctttcgcttcatcattcctttaacttgatgtcatcgtcgatcgattacatattcatgaaatctcttgacaaatgtgtcatgatcatcatcagcattcagagctcttccaagatatcaattgaattcatgatgagaaataccatccttgccctcgatgatttgtgttgtcatcgaccactttattgccttccctccaacacaaacttgttcgtgttctgtgttataccttgagttccttactatccagcaattgttcttctttaccttggagtattaccatcttttatgacaAGAAGGTCattaggattactccacctcttaagaattcttggtatagtgatacttctcaccatcaccattctttcttggtccccgtgttgattccaaaaagtgaacggtgttgtttggattctttccttctagcaaccctattgctttgaagttaatggtcgacatttcattcttagaccattggttatcgaatcaccattataACATcggtcatgctacctaagcccatatttcgggtgcaccttccaACCAATGTGTAAAttgggtatgttttcctcgagcatacatcattatatcatttgatccgacaaatgttatctccttgttcacataattgtggaaatccatcctttggaaatcttgatgatttgtcgctgagtccatcagccacctcctcaccctctccttggtttactgatgaactcttgtttcggaactcacttccatagttcatttct
This window encodes:
- the LOC119294977 gene encoding endoplasmic reticulum oxidoreductin-1-like → MSEGPPPAADGAVRRRRRRWAAAAGALLVALLAVALSSRGFPSISSLSRGGGCGCPGARKYTGMVEDCCCDYETVDAINEEVLNPILQDLVALPFFRYFKVKLWCDCPFWPDDGMCRLRDCSVCECPDNEFPEPFKKPYSGLSPENMICQEGKPEATVDRTLDTKVFKGWVETDNPWTSDDETDNAEMTYVNLQLNPERYTGYTGDSARRIWDAIYKENCPKYPSEDMCQEKKALYKLISGLHSSISVHIAYDYLLDESANLWGHNLSLLHDRVLKYPERVENLYFTYLFVLRAVTKAADYLEQAEYNTGNPEEDLKTQSLVRQLLYNHKLRSACPLPFDEAKLWQGENGPELKQEIQKQFRNISAIMDCVGCEKCRLWGKLQVLGLGTALKILFSVDGENNLNQQFQLQRNEVIALVNLLNRLSESVKFVHETGSSSQEIIKQQSFSTLQKGAS